In Chitinophagaceae bacterium, the genomic window TTGTCATTTATAAAGCCCGATAAGATTCTTGTTCAAAAAACAACCGATTTTGAAGGGGATTTCGAATTCAAACCTTTAGAACCAGGTTTTGGCGTAACCGTAGGTAATGCTCTTAGAAGAGTTTTACTCTCTTCATTAGAAGGATATGCTATTGTTTCTGTGAAAGCCGAAGGTGTTGACCATGAGTTTTCAACTATAGAGGGCGTGATTGAAGATTTTACTGAAATAGTTCTTAATCTGAAGCAAATCAGACTGAAAGATACAGTAAAAGATTTGGAAGAAGAGCAGGAAACTATTTACATTTCTATATCAGGAAAAGAAGAATTCAAAGCAAGCGATATTGAAAAAGCTACCAACAGATTTCAGGTTATGAACCCGGATTTGGTGATTTGCAGAATGGAAAGTTGGGTAAAGCTGGAACTTGAATTGATAGTTAATAAAGGTAGAGGATACGTTCCTGCAGAAGAGTTAAAACTTCCTGAACTACCTAAAGGCCACATTTTGATGGATGCTATTTATACACCTATCAAAAAAGTGAGTTATCATGTTGAGAATACAAGAGTTGAGCAAAAGACAGATTTTGAAAAACTTACTTTGCATGTAAAAACTGATGGAACAATTAATCCTGAGGATGCTGTAAAAAATGCTGCAAGAATACTTATTCAGCACTTTATGCTAATATCTGACGAGAATATCACTTTTGATTCTGAAGAGAATAAAATAGATAATGTTGTAGATGAGCATATTTTACACATGCGTAAGCTTTTGAAAACAAGTTTAGAGGATTTGGAATTAAGTGTAAGAGCTTATAACTGTTTAAAAGCAGCTAAGATTAATACATTAGGTGAGTTAGTTGAAAAAGATATTCCTGAGCTTCTTAAATTCAGAAACTTCGGTAATAAGTCTTTGGAAGAAATACAGCAATTACTTGATGATAAAGGATTGAATTTTGGAATGGATATTTCAAAATATAAACTAAACGAAGAATAAACTATAATGAGAAACGGAAAGAAATTTAATCAGTTAGGCAGAAAAGCACCTCACAGAAAGGCGATGCTGGCAAATATGGCTTCTTCTCTGATTAGTCATAAGAGAATTTCAACGACAGTTGCTAAGGCAAAGGCATTACGTATGTATGTAGAGCCTTTAATTACTAAGTCAAAAAATGACACAGTTCATTCAAGAAGAACAGTTTTTAGTTATTTACAAGATAAATCAGCTACTAAAGAACTTTTTGATGGCATAGCTGCAAAAGTGGTTGACCGTCCGGGAGGATATACAAGAATTATAAGAACTGTTACCAGACAAGGTGATGCCGCCGATATGTGTATTATCGAGTTGGTTGATTACAATGAAACCTATGTTTCCGGAGATGCTAAGAAAAAGACCAGAAAGCGTAGAACCAGAAGAGGTGGTAGTGCGGCTCCTGAAAAAGCTGCAACAGAAGAAAAAGCACAAACAAAACCGGCTGACGCAAAACCTGAGGTAAAGGAAGAAGAAAAAGAACCTAAAGCAGAGACTGCTGAAAAAGTTGAGACTTCAGAAGAAACTAAAATTCAGGATGCTCCTGCCGAAGAGACAAAAGCTCAGGAAAGCCCTGCTGAAGAAGATAAAGATCAGGCTAAGGAAGAGCCAAAAGATGAAGATAAAGAAGAAAAGAAATAACTTTTCGTCAAATACATTAAAAGAAGCTATCCATTTGGATAGCTTTTTTTGTTAATAAAAGTTTTTTTAAATTTCTGATTGGATAGAGCATTAATGTCATTTTGAACCTGCAGAAGTGTAGTATCAATTGTATTTAATTTAGAATTTTTATTTTTGCTCTTAGCTATTAATTATAATTGTTGAAAAGAAACTAATCCTGTATAATATGAAAATTCTAATGGTATGTTTGGGGAACATTTGCAGATCTCCGCTTGCAGAAGGTATATTGAAATCAAAAATTGACAAAGATAAATTGAGTGTAGAGGTTGATTCTGCCGGTACATCTGCCTATCACAGCGGAGAGAAACCTGACCCACGCTCGATAGAGGTAGCCAATAAATACAATATTGATATTTCTAATCAAAAAGCAAGACAGTTTTCAGCTTATGATTTTGAAGTTTTCGATAAAATATATGTTATGGATAGTTCTAACTATATGGATGTAATTAAATTAGCCAATAGCAAAGGAGAAGAGGAAAAGGTTATGCTTATTATGAATGAAGCTGAACCCGGTAGAAATATAAACGTCCCGGATCCATATTGGGATAACGATGGGTTTGAGCAAGTATATAGAATGCTTGACCGAGCTTCTGATGAGATTATAAATAAAATTAAAACTAAGAAACTCTGATTTTATCATATTTTTCAAAGCTTTAAATAGAACTGATTATTTTCGAATAAAATATATTGAATGAAACCATCATTGGTAAAAGGAACAAGAGATTTTAATGCTATTCAAGTTAAAAAGAGAACGTATATCTTTGATACTATACGGGAAAAGTTTGAGCTTTTTGGCTTTCAGCCGTTAGAGACACCGGCTATGGAAAATATGAGCACACTGACCGGAAAATATGGTGATGAAGGAGAAAAGCTGTTGTTTAAGATTTTAAATTCAGGAGATTTTTTAAAAAAAATTACTCCGGATTTGGTTGATGAAAATCAGTCAAACCAAGTAGCTCCGTTGATAGCTGAAAAGGGTTTAAGGTATGATCTTACAATTCCATTAGCAAGATATATAGTTTTGAATCACGGTAATTTGACTTTTCCTTTTAAACGATATCAAATTCAGGCAGTATGGCGAGCTGACAGACCACAAAAAGGCAGATATCGTGAGTTTTATCAGTGCGATGCTGATATAGTAGGAAGCACTTCAGTGTTGAATGAGTTGGAATTAATTCAGTTGTACGATTCTGTTTTCTCAGCTTTTGGACTGGAAGTAAGTATTCGTTTCAATAACAGGCAAATACTGGAAGGTATAGCTTCTGTTTTGGGTGTAAAAGATAGATTTAATGAGTTTTGTCTTGTATTAGATAAATTAGATAAAGCAGGAGCTGAAGGAGTTGATCTTGAATTCGGGAAAAGAGAATTTCCTCAAAATTTAATTGATAACTGGAAAAGTTTGATTTTAATTAAGGGGACGAATCGGGAAAAATTAAACTTTTTAGCAGATCAATTCGAAAAAAACTCTGATCCAACATCGATTAATGAGATTTCTTTACTCTTAGATTATCTGGATTCGGCAAAGATTAATAATCCGTTGAATTTTGACGTTAGTTTGGCAAGAGGATTATCCTATTATACAGCTTTTATTTTTGAAGTAATAGATGTAGACGGAGAGTATGGCAGTTTGGGTGGCGGTGGTCGATATGACCAGTTGACATCTTTGTTTGGATTGGATAATATGCCGGGAGTAGGTATTTCTTTCGGTGCAGATAGAATTTATGACGTTCTGGAGAAAAAAAATGCTTTTCCGGCTGATTCAGAAGAAATTAAATTAGTTATGATTACTAATTTCAATAAAGAATTTACAAAAAAGCTAATTGAAATAGCAAATGATTTCAGAATTGCTGGTATACCATGTGAAATTTACCCTGTAGATGACAAATTAAAAAAGCAATTCAGATATGCCGATCAGAAAAATATATCTTATGTATTAATTGCAGGTGATGCAGAAATAGAGAATAATACTTTTAGCCTGAAGAATATGAAATCAGGTGAACAACAAAGTGGATCTATAGAAGATCTTATTGAAAAAGTTAAAAAAATAATGCATTAAGCGCTGATTTTTTCAGTAAGTGAACTGCGATTCTTCATTAAAAATTTCAAAATGACAAAGAATATTAAAATTGACAATAGAAGTTACAAGCCTGAAGATTTATATGAATTAATCGCCGGACATCCGATAATTGAGTTATCTGATTCAGCCATTGAAAGTATAACGAATTGCAGAAATTATTTAGATGCAAAATTAGAGAAAGAAGACTCTTTGTTTTATGGAATTAATACCGGTTTTGGAGCATTATGCGATGTAGAAATAGATAAATCTCAAAATGAAGAATTACAGGAAAATTTGGTTAAATCCCATGCATGCGGAGTAGGAGAAGAAGTCCCGGATTCAGTTGTTCGCTTAATGATTTATTTAAAATTGGTCTCTCTCAGCAAAGGGAACAGCGCAATTTCTTTAGAGACAGTAAATAAACTTATTGAAATTTATAACAGAGGCTTATTGCCGGTAATTTACCGGCAAGGTTCCTTAGGAGCATCCGGTGATTTGGCACCTTTAGCTCACATGAGTCTGCCTTTAATAGGCGAAGGTGAAGTCCGCTTCAAAGGAAAAAAATATGACTCAGCAGACTTGATGAAGGAGCTTGGCATTAAACCTATAAAGCTAAAGGCAAAAGAAGGGCTTGCATTGCTAAACGGGACGCAATTTATGCTTGCTTATGCATCTAATATTTATTTGAAGGCAGCAAGACTGGCTCCGATTATAGATGCAATTTCTGCATTAAGTTCTGTGGCTTATGAAATAAGTCCTGATCCATTTAATCATTTGGTACATTCAGTCAGACCATATAACGGTCAAATTGAAGTTGCAAAAAGATTGTTTAAATATCTGGAATACAGCTCCGGAAAAACAAAGCGAACTCAGATTCAGGATCCATATGCTTTCAGATGTATTCCTCAGGTTCATGGAGCTTCGCTGGATATCGTAAATTATTGTGGTTCATTATTTACAACTGAAATGAATTCTGTTACAGATAATCCATTGGTTTTTCAGGATGAGGATAAGATTTTATCCGGCGGTAATTTTCATGGACAACCACTTGCCATGGCTTTGGACTATTTATGCATTGGTTTGTCTGAGTGGGGTAGTATTTCAGAAAGGAGAACGTATAAGTTGCTTTCAGGAAAGCGATCTTTGCCGGTTTTTCTTACAGAAAAATCAGGATTACATTCCGGATTTATGATACCTCAGTATACAGCCGCTTCATTAGTAAGTGCTAATAAGCAGCTTTGCACACCTTCCAGCGTAGATTCAATAGTTTCATCTAATGGGCAGGAAGATCATGTAAGTATGGGGGGGAATGCAGCAGTTAAATGCTTTAAAGTGTTGGAAAATTTAGAAAATATTTTGGCAATAGAGCTTTTAACTTCGGTAAGGGCATTACAATACAAAAAAGAACTTATATTGCATCCTGCTTTACAGAATATAGTTGATGATTTTCTGAGTGAGATTCCATTTAAAGAAGAAGACCATGTCTTGTATAAAGAGATTCATAAAGCAAAAGATTTTTTGAAAAAGCTGCAGCATGAAAATGATTTACTTTAAGAATTGTAATTTTGCTTAACAATTAAAATATTGGTCTTTGCGAAGCGTTCGAATTAAGTACCTGTACGAAATAAAGATATGTCCATAAATGTAAAGAACTTGACCAAAATTTACGGTAGTCAGAAAGCTGTAAATGATATTAGCTTTGAGGTTGAAACCGGACAAGTTTTAGGTTTTTTAGGCCCAAACGGTGCAGGTAAGTCAACAACCATGAAAATCCTGACATGCTTTATTCCTCAAACATCAGGAAAAGCTTTTGTAAGTGGATTTAATATTGAGGAAGAACCCATGGAGGTTAAAAAGAAAATTGGTTATTTGCCGGAAAGCAATCCGTTGTATTATGATTTATATGTTATTGAATACCTGAATTTTGTAGCGGGTTTGCACGGAATTAAAAAGAACAAATCAAATTTAATTACAAATATCATAGGTCAAACCGGTTTACATAAAGAGAAATTTAAGAAAATAGGACAATTATCTAAGGGTTATAAACAAAGGGTTGGTCTTGCTCAGGCTATGATTCACAATCCCTCTGTTTTGATTTTAGATGAACCTACCAGCGGATTAGATCCAAATCAACTTTCAGAAATCAGAGAACTTATTGTGAATCTGGGAAAAGAAAAAACAGTAATACTTTCTACACATATTATGCAGGAGGTTCAGGCAATGTGTGACAGAGTAATCATAATCAATAATGGCAAAATTGCTGTGGATGATACAACAGATAACTTACAACAACATAATAAACAGAGCGTAATCGTTTTTGTAGAATTCAAAGAAAAAGTGAATACAGAGGATTTAAAAAAATTGAGTAATGTTTTAAAAATTGAAAGAATAAATGATAAATCATTTAAGTTACATTCAGCTCACGAAAGTGATATTCGTGAAGATATTTTTAAATTTGCAGTTTCATTAAATCTGACTATACTTAACCTGCATACAGAAAAATCAACTTTAGAGGATGTTTTTAGAGATATAACCCTTAAACAATCCTAAATAAAATAAGCATGACCAGTATTTTTTTCAAGGAATTAAATCATTTTTTCAGTTCATTGGTTGGATATATAGCTATTACTGTATTTTTGGTAGCAACCGGTTTGTTTATATGGATTTTTCCTGACACAAATTTGCTTGATTATGGTTATGCCACACTGGAGGGGCTATTCATAACTGCTCCATATATTTTCCTGTTTTTAGTTCCGGCAATTACTATGCGAACTTTTGCAGAAGAAAAAAGCTCCGGCACAATCGAAATGCTTGTTACAAAACCAATCAACGATGTTTCAATTATTTTAGGAAAGTATTTAGCTACTTTGGTTTTGATTGCCTTTGCTATTTTTCCTACACTCTTGTATTATCTGACCATATACCTTTTGGGCGCACCTGTCGGAAATATTGACACCGGAGCTGTACATGGTTCATAT contains:
- the gldA gene encoding gliding motility-associated ABC transporter ATP-binding subunit GldA; the encoded protein is MSINVKNLTKIYGSQKAVNDISFEVETGQVLGFLGPNGAGKSTTMKILTCFIPQTSGKAFVSGFNIEEEPMEVKKKIGYLPESNPLYYDLYVIEYLNFVAGLHGIKKNKSNLITNIIGQTGLHKEKFKKIGQLSKGYKQRVGLAQAMIHNPSVLILDEPTSGLDPNQLSEIRELIVNLGKEKTVILSTHIMQEVQAMCDRVIIINNGKIAVDDTTDNLQQHNKQSVIVFVEFKEKVNTEDLKKLSNVLKIERINDKSFKLHSAHESDIREDIFKFAVSLNLTILNLHTEKSTLEDVFRDITLKQS
- the gldF gene encoding gliding motility-associated ABC transporter permease subunit GldF — protein: MTSIFFKELNHFFSSLVGYIAITVFLVATGLFIWIFPDTNLLDYGYATLEGLFITAPYIFLFLVPAITMRTFAEEKSSGTIEMLVTKPINDVSIILGKYLATLVLIAFAIFPTLLYYLTIYLLGAPVGNIDTGAVHGSYIGLFLLAASFAAIGVFASSITSNQIVAFVLALFLCFFFFLAFEFLSRLPILFAGFDYLVEQLGINAHYRSISRGVIDTRDIVYFLSLIVFFLSCTKISLESRKW
- a CDS encoding low molecular weight phosphotyrosine protein phosphatase is translated as MKILMVCLGNICRSPLAEGILKSKIDKDKLSVEVDSAGTSAYHSGEKPDPRSIEVANKYNIDISNQKARQFSAYDFEVFDKIYVMDSSNYMDVIKLANSKGEEEKVMLIMNEAEPGRNINVPDPYWDNDGFEQVYRMLDRASDEIINKIKTKKL
- a CDS encoding histidine--tRNA ligase yields the protein MKPSLVKGTRDFNAIQVKKRTYIFDTIREKFELFGFQPLETPAMENMSTLTGKYGDEGEKLLFKILNSGDFLKKITPDLVDENQSNQVAPLIAEKGLRYDLTIPLARYIVLNHGNLTFPFKRYQIQAVWRADRPQKGRYREFYQCDADIVGSTSVLNELELIQLYDSVFSAFGLEVSIRFNNRQILEGIASVLGVKDRFNEFCLVLDKLDKAGAEGVDLEFGKREFPQNLIDNWKSLILIKGTNREKLNFLADQFEKNSDPTSINEISLLLDYLDSAKINNPLNFDVSLARGLSYYTAFIFEVIDVDGEYGSLGGGGRYDQLTSLFGLDNMPGVGISFGADRIYDVLEKKNAFPADSEEIKLVMITNFNKEFTKKLIEIANDFRIAGIPCEIYPVDDKLKKQFRYADQKNISYVLIAGDAEIENNTFSLKNMKSGEQQSGSIEDLIEKVKKIMH
- the hutH gene encoding histidine ammonia-lyase codes for the protein MTKNIKIDNRSYKPEDLYELIAGHPIIELSDSAIESITNCRNYLDAKLEKEDSLFYGINTGFGALCDVEIDKSQNEELQENLVKSHACGVGEEVPDSVVRLMIYLKLVSLSKGNSAISLETVNKLIEIYNRGLLPVIYRQGSLGASGDLAPLAHMSLPLIGEGEVRFKGKKYDSADLMKELGIKPIKLKAKEGLALLNGTQFMLAYASNIYLKAARLAPIIDAISALSSVAYEISPDPFNHLVHSVRPYNGQIEVAKRLFKYLEYSSGKTKRTQIQDPYAFRCIPQVHGASLDIVNYCGSLFTTEMNSVTDNPLVFQDEDKILSGGNFHGQPLAMALDYLCIGLSEWGSISERRTYKLLSGKRSLPVFLTEKSGLHSGFMIPQYTAASLVSANKQLCTPSSVDSIVSSNGQEDHVSMGGNAAVKCFKVLENLENILAIELLTSVRALQYKKELILHPALQNIVDDFLSEIPFKEEDHVLYKEIHKAKDFLKKLQHENDLL
- a CDS encoding 50S ribosomal protein L17; the encoded protein is MRNGKKFNQLGRKAPHRKAMLANMASSLISHKRISTTVAKAKALRMYVEPLITKSKNDTVHSRRTVFSYLQDKSATKELFDGIAAKVVDRPGGYTRIIRTVTRQGDAADMCIIELVDYNETYVSGDAKKKTRKRRTRRGGSAAPEKAATEEKAQTKPADAKPEVKEEEKEPKAETAEKVETSEETKIQDAPAEETKAQESPAEEDKDQAKEEPKDEDKEEKK
- a CDS encoding DNA-directed RNA polymerase subunit alpha, whose protein sequence is MAILSFIKPDKILVQKTTDFEGDFEFKPLEPGFGVTVGNALRRVLLSSLEGYAIVSVKAEGVDHEFSTIEGVIEDFTEIVLNLKQIRLKDTVKDLEEEQETIYISISGKEEFKASDIEKATNRFQVMNPDLVICRMESWVKLELELIVNKGRGYVPAEELKLPELPKGHILMDAIYTPIKKVSYHVENTRVEQKTDFEKLTLHVKTDGTINPEDAVKNAARILIQHFMLISDENITFDSEENKIDNVVDEHILHMRKLLKTSLEDLELSVRAYNCLKAAKINTLGELVEKDIPELLKFRNFGNKSLEEIQQLLDDKGLNFGMDISKYKLNEE